One stretch of Corynebacterium auriscanis DNA includes these proteins:
- a CDS encoding AMP-dependent synthetase/ligase has translation MTEYTSEALYMVGEKETILTAVRDLAADQPNTVLFSRPVNFEWTDVTAEEFLENAYAVARGLIANGVEQGDRVIIMSETRYEWTLLDFAIMAAGATSVPIYPSSSTSQCEWIAQDSGAKIAIGENESHTTRLETFLRDGEPQPNQAHFNRVLCINAGAVDILINDGKEGGIGQEQVEARIADTKSSDVCSIVYTSGTTGRPKGCRLLHSNWLGEARAILTHPVGQCGRAGSRVLTFLPLAHVFSRAISLACVVGGATQIHWSDMGSLVTQFERAKPHLIVAVPRIFEKVHAGAKAKATDGGGLKAKIFLRAEKVALDYSRALDNPEGPSAALKVQRAIYDKLVYSKVREAMGGELEYAISGGSACNPDLLHFFRGIGVRIFEGYGLTESTAAIAVNFDPDNIIGTVGRPMGGNTIRIAEDGEITIKGTVVFDGYWQNEEATKDSFTEDGFYRTGDLGRLLPSGHLKITGRKKEIIVTAGGKNVSPGPMEDILRAAPLISQAMVVGDDQKFVGALISLDEEAVKKWKANHNVPENTPIRELAKNAVLRSEIQDAVNQANLSVSHAEGIKKFRIVERDFTEENGEVTPSLKLKRFVIAKNFADDISWIYSVK, from the coding sequence ATGACGGAGTACACCTCTGAAGCGCTCTACATGGTCGGGGAAAAGGAAACCATCCTCACCGCCGTGCGCGATCTTGCCGCCGACCAGCCGAATACGGTGTTATTTAGTCGCCCAGTGAACTTCGAGTGGACGGATGTGACCGCCGAGGAGTTCCTAGAGAACGCATACGCAGTAGCCCGCGGTCTTATCGCCAACGGCGTGGAGCAGGGCGATCGGGTCATCATCATGTCCGAGACTCGCTACGAGTGGACCCTCTTGGACTTCGCCATCATGGCTGCCGGCGCGACCTCCGTGCCGATTTACCCATCATCGTCCACCTCTCAGTGTGAATGGATCGCACAGGATTCCGGCGCGAAGATCGCTATCGGTGAGAATGAATCGCACACCACGCGCTTGGAAACCTTCCTCCGCGATGGGGAACCCCAGCCGAATCAGGCGCATTTCAACCGTGTTCTGTGCATCAATGCAGGTGCGGTCGACATCCTGATCAATGACGGCAAAGAAGGCGGGATTGGCCAGGAGCAGGTAGAGGCGCGAATCGCAGACACGAAGAGTAGCGATGTGTGTTCCATCGTCTACACTTCCGGCACCACGGGGCGCCCCAAGGGCTGCCGTTTGCTGCATTCCAACTGGCTGGGCGAAGCACGTGCCATCCTGACCCACCCCGTGGGGCAATGCGGTCGCGCCGGCTCCCGCGTTCTCACATTCCTGCCGTTGGCGCACGTGTTCTCCCGCGCGATCTCCCTGGCTTGCGTAGTCGGTGGCGCCACCCAGATCCATTGGTCGGACATGGGTTCGCTGGTCACCCAGTTCGAGCGCGCAAAGCCGCACCTCATCGTTGCCGTCCCGCGTATCTTTGAAAAGGTCCACGCAGGTGCCAAGGCTAAGGCCACTGATGGTGGAGGGCTCAAAGCAAAGATTTTCCTGCGTGCCGAGAAGGTAGCGCTCGACTACTCCCGCGCGCTCGATAACCCTGAAGGCCCTTCCGCTGCGCTCAAGGTTCAGCGTGCAATCTATGACAAGCTGGTCTACAGCAAGGTGCGCGAGGCCATGGGTGGCGAACTGGAATACGCTATCTCCGGCGGTTCCGCATGTAACCCTGATCTCCTGCATTTCTTCCGTGGTATCGGCGTGCGGATCTTCGAGGGTTACGGACTAACGGAATCCACCGCTGCCATCGCTGTGAACTTCGATCCGGACAACATCATCGGTACCGTCGGTCGACCCATGGGTGGCAACACCATCCGCATTGCTGAAGATGGCGAAATCACCATCAAGGGCACCGTGGTATTCGACGGCTACTGGCAGAACGAAGAAGCCACCAAAGATTCCTTCACCGAAGATGGCTTCTACCGCACTGGCGACCTGGGTCGTCTGCTGCCCAGCGGCCACCTGAAGATCACTGGCCGTAAGAAGGAGATCATCGTCACCGCCGGTGGCAAGAACGTCTCGCCGGGCCCCATGGAGGACATCCTCCGTGCGGCACCACTGATCTCGCAGGCCATGGTGGTCGGCGACGACCAGAAATTTGTCGGCGCGCTGATCTCCTTGGATGAGGAAGCAGTGAAGAAGTGGAAGGCCAATCATAACGTTCCGGAGAACACTCCAATCAGGGAGTTGGCGAAGAATGCGGTCCTGCGTTCCGAGATTCAGGATGCGGTCAACCAAGCCAACCTCAGTGTTTCTCACGCCGAAGGCATTAAGAAGTTCCGTATTGTCGAGCGCGATTTCACGGAGGAAAACGGCGAGGTCACCCCGTCGTTAAAGCTTAAGCGCTTTGTTATCGCGAAGAACTTCGCCGATGACATCTCATGGATCTACAGCGTGAAGTAA
- the hemW gene encoding radical SAM family heme chaperone HemW — MTERGLYIHVPFCASRCGYCDFNTYTPLELAADSSTQATMAARGNTIDGYLDALERELEYAAQLWEPEPGRAAGTAIDTVFFGGGTPSMLGAEGLTRALRAVKRTFGLAPGAEVTTESNPESTSPQFFEALRAEGFTRISLGMQSAVGHVLKVLERQHTPGRSVAAAREARAAGFDHVNLDLIYGTPTETDEDLRTSLEAVLSAGVDHVSAYSLIVEDGTAMARKVRRGELPAPDEDVLADRYRMIDEHLTEAGFGWYEVSNWAKPGGECRHNLVYWRSGQWWGAGPGAHGCVQLKSHVNVGEPPVGFSGLTRLVNAKRPATYWQGLMERGVGNKLPESVVTVEQLTRADLATEKVMLGLRLREGLDLNVLHPTAQLDKVLSRYRELGLANVEGDKVVLTDEGRYLADGIVTDIVLSQE; from the coding sequence GTGACTGAGCGCGGGCTGTATATTCACGTTCCCTTTTGCGCTTCGCGGTGCGGTTATTGCGATTTCAACACCTACACACCGTTGGAATTAGCGGCGGATTCGTCCACCCAAGCAACGATGGCCGCGCGCGGTAACACAATCGATGGGTACCTGGATGCCCTAGAACGAGAGTTGGAATACGCCGCACAGCTGTGGGAACCAGAACCTGGGCGTGCTGCCGGCACCGCCATCGATACTGTCTTCTTTGGCGGTGGTACACCATCCATGTTGGGCGCCGAGGGATTAACCCGTGCCTTGCGCGCCGTGAAGCGAACGTTCGGTCTGGCCCCGGGGGCCGAGGTAACCACTGAATCCAACCCAGAATCAACCAGCCCGCAATTCTTTGAGGCGCTGCGAGCAGAGGGCTTCACCCGGATCAGCCTAGGCATGCAGTCTGCGGTTGGCCACGTTCTCAAAGTTTTGGAAAGGCAACACACTCCAGGGCGTTCCGTCGCCGCCGCCCGTGAAGCACGTGCTGCAGGATTCGATCACGTTAATCTCGACCTCATCTACGGCACGCCGACCGAGACGGATGAGGATCTGCGCACCTCCCTCGAAGCCGTGCTCTCCGCTGGCGTAGATCACGTATCGGCCTATTCGCTGATCGTGGAAGATGGCACGGCTATGGCTCGAAAAGTGCGCCGCGGGGAGCTCCCAGCTCCCGATGAAGATGTACTGGCCGATCGCTACCGCATGATCGATGAGCACCTCACCGAAGCCGGTTTCGGGTGGTATGAAGTATCCAACTGGGCTAAACCCGGCGGGGAATGTCGACACAATCTGGTCTACTGGCGCTCCGGTCAGTGGTGGGGTGCCGGCCCGGGTGCGCACGGGTGCGTGCAACTCAAATCCCACGTAAATGTAGGGGAGCCACCAGTCGGATTCAGTGGCCTGACCCGCTTGGTCAACGCCAAACGACCCGCCACGTATTGGCAGGGTCTAATGGAGCGGGGCGTCGGTAATAAACTGCCAGAAAGCGTGGTCACGGTGGAGCAACTCACCAGGGCCGACCTGGCCACCGAAAAGGTGATGTTGGGACTGCGGTTGCGTGAGGGGTTGGATTTGAATGTGTTGCATCCGACAGCGCAGTTAGACAAGGTGCTTTCGCGGTATCGCGAGTTGGGATTAGCTAACGTGGAAGGCGACAAAGTGGTGTTGACGGACGAGGGGCGTTACCTCGCTGATGGCATCGTGACGGATATTGTACTTTCGCAGGAATGA